In Novipirellula caenicola, one genomic interval encodes:
- a CDS encoding DUF421 domain-containing protein: MNDWTWITASGTELLMVLISGLGIYVTLLLLTRLSGLRSFSKMSSFDFAITIAFGSVIASTLLTKSPSLASGCFGLAVLFLIQYIVSRSRRLAAFVESIVDNEPMLLMAGDRVLDENLTRARVTNDDLNSHLRVAGITHPKQVFAVVMESTGDVAVLKKSDEVDRSLFAGVRGSEQLTFDPRDL, translated from the coding sequence ATGAATGACTGGACTTGGATAACGGCCAGCGGAACTGAGCTCCTCATGGTTTTGATTTCTGGGCTTGGCATCTACGTCACCCTCTTGCTGTTGACCCGGCTGTCTGGGCTGCGAAGCTTTTCTAAAATGTCAAGTTTCGATTTTGCGATCACGATTGCCTTCGGTTCGGTGATTGCCTCCACGCTGCTCACGAAGTCTCCCTCGTTAGCATCCGGGTGCTTCGGACTTGCCGTCCTGTTTCTGATCCAGTACATCGTTTCTCGAAGTCGGCGTTTGGCGGCGTTCGTCGAGTCCATTGTTGATAACGAGCCAATGTTGCTGATGGCCGGCGACAGGGTCCTCGACGAAAACCTGACCCGCGCCCGAGTCACAAACGATGATTTGAATTCTCATCTTCGAGTGGCAGGGATCACGCACCCCAAGCAGGTGTTCGCTGTCGTGATGGAGTCCACTGGTGATGTCGCTGTGCTGAAGAAGTCTGATGAAGTGGACCGCTCGCTTTTTGCCGGCGTCAGAGGGTCGGAACAGCTAACATTTGACCCGCGTGATTTGTAA
- a CDS encoding DUF1501 domain-containing protein: MNSQPTTKWQAATDHNSIGRRDFLYVGGLTALGLGLGSHIDRVNAASPAARAKSCILIWLDGGPSHLETLDPKPDATKEVRGPFKAISTSVPGIQISELMPRTAAAMQHTAIIRSMTSPLGEHNFGTHYLLTGYKPTPALNYPAIGSVVSHLNRRHGEIPSHVAIPDLRVGGGTFAAAGYLPPRVAPFEVGGDPASPNFQVRDLDPFPGIVDERLERRRSYLQTLNRVQEAAQNNPPNDAAFEQAYRLMTSPAAKRAFDLSAESDDVRRRYGGKSIGQCCLLARRLVEAGVPFVTVNNRGWDTHNDLVTRLKDGYTGAKVPVGLVPSLDMAYAALITDLHDRGLLEDTLVVVMGEFGRTPKLNTQAGRDHWPRVFSVMMAGGGVAGGQVIGSSDDMGESPNSRPVTPADLAATIYRLLGINPATTLYTSDGRPVQVTADGIALNELV; this comes from the coding sequence ATGAATTCTCAACCAACAACTAAGTGGCAAGCCGCCACCGACCACAACTCCATCGGTCGACGAGACTTTCTTTACGTCGGTGGACTGACCGCTTTGGGACTCGGTCTAGGCAGTCATATCGACCGAGTGAATGCGGCGAGCCCGGCTGCTCGCGCCAAGTCGTGCATCCTGATTTGGTTAGACGGCGGCCCCAGTCATCTTGAAACGCTCGATCCGAAGCCCGATGCGACCAAGGAAGTTCGTGGCCCCTTTAAAGCCATCTCGACTTCGGTGCCGGGTATTCAGATCAGCGAGTTGATGCCGCGTACGGCGGCCGCGATGCAGCACACCGCCATCATTCGCTCAATGACGTCACCGCTTGGCGAGCACAATTTCGGCACTCACTATTTGCTGACAGGCTACAAACCAACGCCTGCACTGAATTATCCTGCCATCGGATCTGTGGTGTCGCACCTGAATCGGCGTCACGGTGAGATACCGTCGCATGTGGCGATTCCCGATTTGCGAGTGGGCGGGGGAACGTTTGCCGCCGCTGGCTACCTGCCGCCGCGTGTCGCCCCGTTTGAAGTTGGCGGTGATCCTGCCAGTCCCAACTTTCAGGTTCGTGATCTCGATCCGTTCCCCGGCATCGTTGACGAACGGTTGGAACGGCGACGGAGCTATCTGCAAACGTTGAACCGAGTCCAGGAAGCAGCGCAAAACAATCCGCCCAACGATGCCGCCTTCGAGCAAGCGTATCGGTTGATGACTTCGCCGGCGGCCAAGCGTGCCTTTGATCTGTCCGCGGAAAGTGACGATGTGCGTCGCCGCTATGGCGGCAAATCAATCGGACAATGCTGTCTGCTCGCACGCCGATTGGTCGAGGCGGGGGTTCCGTTTGTTACCGTGAACAACCGCGGCTGGGATACGCACAATGACCTAGTCACACGTCTGAAGGATGGCTATACCGGGGCGAAGGTACCGGTGGGGCTCGTGCCATCGCTCGACATGGCTTACGCCGCGTTGATCACTGATTTGCACGATCGCGGTTTGCTTGAAGATACGCTAGTCGTTGTGATGGGCGAGTTCGGCCGCACCCCGAAGCTCAACACCCAGGCCGGTCGCGACCACTGGCCTCGCGTGTTCAGCGTGATGATGGCGGGCGGCGGCGTAGCGGGAGGCCAAGTTATCGGCTCGAGCGACGACATGGGCGAAAGCCCCAATTCCCGTCCCGTGACGCCAGCAGATCTAGCCGCAACGATCTATCGACTGCTCGGTATCAATCCGGCGACGACACTTTACACCAGCGACGGTCGTCCGGTCCAAGTCACCGCCGATGGCATCGCACTAAACGAGCTGGTATGA
- a CDS encoding DUF1553 domain-containing protein — translation MRTICFIVCTSLLCAAASPGEEIDFDTDVVPLLSKAGCNAASCHGSAAGQAGFRLSLFGGDPEFDYRSIVNELEGRRVDYVTPRRSLLLTKPTGQLDHGGGEVMESTSEAAAVIAEWIAAGAARKKLRLLERLIVTPTSFAATSIPAELQIKVTAVFGDGLQRDVTESAIYVSQDDSALVVDEAGAATVKLSGQHVVTVRYGDQVTSLLVTSPIGSKIPTLPDSARRNWIDDEINAKLLALRLAPAKPYSDLEFLRRVSFDLTGRLPSAALVQHVASASAPINRAELIDELLSSDEFTDYWTHLLAIQLRLQKPGTDTLAANAFYRWLHEQVATDASWDSIANSLVLSQGDSHETGAATVHRYFATAREEAEYMSEVLMGVRLRCANCHNHPLDRWTQDDYHGLAAVFVGLDRGQVVRFTGHGEITHPRTGEPAIAKIPGQSFMLGGVDPRKSFADWLTSPENPYFAKAMAGRVWQALMGRGLVSPVDDLRATNPPSHPELLDRLADYFSSNDFKLRPLIRLICNSAAYNRAGQAIDGEKVDDRFYAHAIPKPLSAEVLADAISDVTGVADDYAGVGRAINVVDRTVSASKLEFLGQCLPGEPCSSDERGDRGIASQLHLINGGLINEKIRDSNCRLRSLIVQGASTDEIVNTFYLIAFSRPPSNDELAGWVDRIDSIAAPHERTARLEDFLWALLNCHEFSTNN, via the coding sequence ATGCGAACGATCTGCTTCATCGTGTGCACCAGTTTGCTCTGCGCTGCGGCCAGTCCTGGCGAGGAGATCGACTTTGATACCGACGTGGTGCCACTGCTTTCCAAGGCAGGCTGTAACGCGGCTAGCTGTCATGGCAGTGCAGCGGGTCAGGCAGGTTTTCGCTTGTCGCTTTTCGGAGGCGATCCCGAATTCGACTACCGATCGATCGTAAACGAACTGGAAGGACGCCGTGTTGATTACGTGACACCACGAAGAAGTCTGTTACTGACAAAACCGACGGGACAATTGGATCACGGTGGCGGCGAGGTGATGGAATCGACTTCCGAAGCCGCTGCGGTGATAGCGGAATGGATTGCAGCGGGTGCGGCACGAAAAAAGCTGCGACTACTGGAGCGGCTGATCGTCACCCCGACTTCGTTCGCCGCGACCTCGATTCCGGCAGAGTTGCAAATCAAGGTAACGGCGGTTTTTGGCGATGGGTTACAGCGTGACGTGACCGAATCGGCCATCTACGTCAGCCAAGACGACTCGGCACTGGTTGTCGATGAGGCTGGCGCAGCGACGGTGAAACTTAGCGGACAACATGTCGTTACCGTCCGGTACGGCGACCAAGTGACTTCGCTATTAGTCACGTCCCCCATCGGATCAAAGATCCCCACTCTCCCCGACTCGGCCCGCAGGAATTGGATCGACGACGAAATCAACGCAAAACTTCTCGCTCTTCGTCTGGCACCCGCCAAACCCTACAGCGATCTCGAGTTTTTGCGGCGTGTATCATTCGATCTTACCGGTCGCTTGCCCTCGGCCGCGTTGGTCCAGCACGTTGCATCCGCCTCCGCTCCCATCAATCGAGCGGAGTTGATCGACGAATTGCTGAGTTCGGACGAGTTCACGGACTACTGGACGCATCTCTTGGCGATTCAGCTCCGCTTACAAAAACCGGGCACCGACACCCTGGCGGCCAACGCCTTTTACCGTTGGTTGCACGAACAGGTTGCCACCGACGCGAGTTGGGACTCGATCGCCAACTCACTCGTCCTTTCGCAAGGGGACTCTCACGAGACGGGTGCGGCTACGGTGCATCGCTATTTCGCAACCGCCCGTGAGGAAGCCGAATACATGAGCGAAGTGCTGATGGGAGTGCGGCTTCGCTGCGCCAATTGTCACAACCATCCACTCGATCGCTGGACGCAGGATGATTACCACGGATTGGCAGCGGTTTTCGTTGGCCTCGATCGCGGACAAGTGGTGCGGTTCACAGGCCACGGCGAGATCACGCATCCCCGCACCGGTGAACCCGCGATTGCCAAGATCCCTGGTCAATCATTCATGCTCGGCGGTGTTGACCCGCGGAAATCGTTTGCCGATTGGCTGACCTCGCCCGAGAATCCCTACTTTGCCAAGGCGATGGCGGGCCGAGTTTGGCAGGCCCTGATGGGACGCGGACTGGTGAGCCCGGTGGATGATCTGCGTGCGACGAATCCCCCCTCGCATCCTGAATTGTTGGATCGGTTGGCAGACTATTTTTCGAGCAACGACTTCAAACTACGTCCCTTGATCCGGCTGATCTGTAACTCGGCTGCCTACAACCGTGCAGGTCAAGCGATTGACGGTGAGAAAGTCGACGATCGTTTCTACGCCCATGCGATCCCCAAACCATTGTCGGCAGAAGTCTTGGCAGACGCCATCAGCGACGTCACCGGCGTGGCGGATGACTATGCCGGAGTTGGCCGGGCAATCAATGTGGTCGACCGAACGGTCTCGGCAAGCAAACTGGAATTCTTGGGTCAATGCTTGCCCGGCGAGCCGTGCTCGTCCGACGAAAGGGGTGACCGAGGAATCGCCTCGCAGCTTCATCTAATAAACGGTGGGCTGATCAATGAAAAGATTCGTGATTCGAATTGCCGCCTGCGATCGCTGATTGTCCAGGGTGCCTCGACCGACGAGATCGTCAACACGTTTTATTTGATTGCGTTCAGTCGGCCGCCAAGCAACGATGAACTCGCCGGCTGGGTCGATCGAATCGATTCCATCGCGGCCCCGCATGAGCGAACCGCTCGCCTTGAAGATTTCCTTTGGGCTCTTTTGAACTGCCATGAATTCTCAACCAACAACTAA
- a CDS encoding Hsp20/alpha crystallin family protein, which translates to MLATRWEPWTELNRLSREMDRLFSRGGNGGVMGVGSFPALNVREDEDNVYAEAELPGFHMDDMEIYVTGNQLTLKGERKPPEHEGGTWHRQECSYGKFSRMIELPGDIDSEKVSAEFKNGVLHITLPKSEAVKPRRIEVKAN; encoded by the coding sequence ATGTTAGCAACTCGATGGGAACCTTGGACGGAGCTGAATCGACTCAGCCGCGAAATGGATCGGCTGTTTAGCCGCGGCGGTAACGGCGGCGTGATGGGCGTCGGTAGCTTTCCCGCTTTGAACGTTCGCGAAGACGAGGATAACGTCTACGCCGAAGCTGAGTTGCCCGGCTTCCACATGGATGATATGGAAATCTACGTCACCGGAAATCAATTGACGCTCAAAGGCGAACGCAAGCCACCGGAGCATGAAGGCGGAACATGGCATCGCCAAGAATGCAGCTATGGCAAGTTCAGCCGCATGATCGAATTGCCCGGTGACATCGACAGCGAAAAGGTATCGGCCGAGTTCAAAAACGGCGTGCTGCACATCACGCTGCCTAAGAGCGAAGCCGTCAAGCCGCGACGAATCGAAGTCAAGGCAAACTGA
- a CDS encoding MarR family winged helix-turn-helix transcriptional regulator, with protein MHFDSESSPGFAIGRVAYLIRSAMAAVLKDAGWPFSPEETQTLITLLDAGKSLSMNELASLMIRDPTTVKRQLDRLVKQKFVERHASSEDARIVMIGMTRLGEQKLAKVLPLLDDLRKSTLKGISKSDLDATQNVLGKMQRNLSTHASRK; from the coding sequence ATGCATTTTGATTCCGAGTCTTCGCCTGGATTTGCAATCGGACGGGTTGCCTACCTGATTCGTTCGGCAATGGCAGCGGTGTTGAAGGACGCCGGTTGGCCATTTTCGCCTGAGGAAACCCAGACACTGATCACATTGTTGGATGCCGGCAAATCGCTCAGCATGAATGAGTTGGCATCGCTCATGATTCGTGATCCCACCACGGTCAAACGGCAGCTGGACCGACTCGTTAAGCAGAAGTTTGTGGAGCGACACGCGTCCAGTGAAGACGCACGCATCGTGATGATCGGAATGACTCGCCTTGGTGAACAGAAGCTTGCCAAAGTGCTTCCGTTGCTGGACGACTTGCGGAAGTCGACGCTCAAGGGGATTTCAAAGTCGGATCTGGACGCGACTCAAAACGTACTGGGGAAAATGCAGAGAAATTTGTCCACGCACGCTTCACGAAAATAG
- a CDS encoding methyl-accepting chemotaxis protein translates to MRIVHQLLIATILPTILIWLVGIYATSVSETSLRRAIEANSVTRAQEVMDEVDWIIQTRATTWQAYLQTDLVRQTLRQSNDEMMQMDDPARLVEQRDQQWRATPVHETIPLMQQVMNNDLARDFNVWLRQLEKSAGHAVFGEVFITNRFGANVAQTNRTSDYRQDDESWWQMAKENGLHIEDVSFDESAGIYSVDICLKAVDEDDEFLGVMKAVLNIQELIDIVDKYKRNSQTDGYLLLFDRNHSVIREAGENSTGLRDGSEYFRDVDFDQNENAFVANLTNVRDGEDLLGAFAVSRGHGDFAGMGWVVLEARKTSEVFAPIKRLRNQIIWLAFAATLLVIVAGWLIARSVTRPIDVLLRGAHRIGQGELEYRIPAAGQNEVAKLSAGFNQMAANLQSMVDDLKSKEETLTQQNERLESQRLTLASQEEMLKAQRERNTLFEAIADTVGRLNSTSDDILSTTSKQARGSHAQAAAVSQAASTMNEISSIAHDTAGRAKGMVDEAEHVEATAETGREAMGRSIEALESVRRQVEETATHVISLAERAQAIGEITSTVDDIAEQTNVLALNAAVEAARTGEHGKGFVVVAAEIKRLAQQSMQSTREVRGILSEILHAIRKAVESSEQETVVVAEARQVAQQTGDLVQTLLETISASALTAKQIAAAATRQATGTVELDKTMQDMERMTAEHAAALQEIEQSAMNLTELSTELAELTSESANGQTSKTGNAMRSTSLDHDATTFPK, encoded by the coding sequence ATGCGTATCGTCCATCAATTGCTGATTGCAACGATCCTGCCGACGATTTTGATTTGGTTGGTAGGCATCTATGCGACCAGTGTCAGCGAAACGAGTTTGCGGCGTGCCATCGAAGCGAACTCGGTTACGCGCGCGCAAGAAGTCATGGACGAAGTCGATTGGATCATCCAAACTCGCGCGACCACGTGGCAGGCCTATCTGCAAACCGATTTGGTGCGTCAGACGCTGCGGCAATCCAATGACGAGATGATGCAGATGGATGATCCGGCGAGGCTGGTTGAGCAACGCGACCAACAGTGGCGAGCCACCCCCGTACACGAAACGATCCCGCTGATGCAGCAGGTCATGAACAATGATCTGGCCCGCGATTTCAATGTTTGGCTGCGTCAATTGGAAAAATCAGCGGGGCATGCTGTTTTCGGCGAGGTGTTTATCACCAACCGATTTGGTGCGAACGTGGCCCAAACCAACCGCACCTCCGACTACCGCCAAGACGACGAGTCATGGTGGCAGATGGCAAAGGAAAACGGATTGCATATCGAAGACGTCAGCTTCGACGAGAGCGCAGGAATCTACTCGGTCGACATCTGTCTAAAGGCGGTCGACGAGGACGATGAATTCCTGGGCGTCATGAAAGCCGTTTTGAATATTCAAGAACTGATCGACATTGTCGACAAGTACAAACGGAACAGTCAAACCGATGGCTATCTGTTGCTGTTCGATCGGAACCACAGCGTGATTCGCGAGGCGGGAGAAAATTCGACGGGGCTGCGAGACGGCAGTGAATACTTTCGAGACGTCGATTTTGATCAGAACGAAAACGCCTTTGTTGCCAATCTAACCAACGTTCGAGACGGAGAGGATTTGTTAGGCGCATTTGCCGTTTCTCGTGGACATGGTGACTTTGCCGGAATGGGCTGGGTTGTACTAGAAGCACGAAAGACTTCGGAAGTTTTTGCTCCGATCAAACGACTTCGCAACCAGATCATTTGGTTGGCGTTTGCGGCGACGCTGCTAGTCATCGTCGCGGGATGGTTGATCGCCCGATCGGTCACCCGTCCCATCGACGTGTTGCTGCGAGGTGCTCATCGCATCGGCCAAGGAGAACTCGAGTACCGGATTCCTGCTGCCGGTCAGAATGAAGTCGCCAAGTTGAGTGCGGGATTCAATCAGATGGCGGCTAACTTGCAATCGATGGTCGATGACCTGAAGAGCAAAGAGGAAACGCTGACTCAGCAAAACGAACGACTGGAATCGCAACGTTTGACGCTCGCATCGCAAGAAGAAATGTTGAAGGCACAGCGTGAACGGAACACGCTTTTCGAAGCGATCGCCGATACCGTTGGACGTCTTAACTCAACCAGCGACGACATTCTGTCGACGACGTCGAAACAGGCTCGTGGTTCGCACGCCCAGGCTGCCGCGGTTTCTCAAGCTGCAAGCACGATGAATGAGATCTCGAGTATCGCTCACGACACCGCAGGACGAGCCAAGGGAATGGTCGACGAAGCAGAGCATGTCGAAGCGACTGCGGAAACGGGTCGTGAAGCGATGGGAAGATCGATCGAAGCGTTGGAGTCCGTCCGAAGGCAAGTCGAAGAAACCGCCACTCACGTCATCTCGCTTGCCGAACGAGCGCAGGCGATTGGCGAAATCACCTCGACGGTCGACGATATCGCCGAACAAACCAACGTCCTGGCACTGAACGCTGCGGTGGAAGCCGCACGCACGGGCGAGCACGGCAAAGGATTTGTGGTGGTGGCTGCCGAGATCAAACGGCTGGCTCAGCAATCGATGCAGTCCACACGCGAGGTGCGTGGTATTTTATCAGAGATCCTGCATGCCATCCGCAAGGCCGTGGAATCGTCTGAGCAAGAAACGGTGGTCGTTGCCGAAGCCCGCCAGGTCGCTCAGCAAACCGGCGATTTGGTTCAAACGTTGTTAGAGACGATCTCGGCGTCCGCGTTGACGGCAAAGCAGATCGCTGCGGCCGCAACACGCCAGGCAACCGGCACGGTCGAGCTTGACAAAACAATGCAGGATATGGAACGGATGACGGCCGAACACGCAGCGGCGCTGCAAGAAATCGAGCAATCGGCAATGAACTTGACCGAATTGAGTACCGAGCTAGCGGAGCTGACGTCGGAATCCGCCAACGGACAAACTTCAAAAACAGGCAACGCAATGCGGTCGACAAGCTTGGACCACGACGCCACCACCTTTCCGAAGTAG
- a CDS encoding Hsp20/alpha crystallin family protein has product MFDKLIPWKRRNDDRGHSLTVGHDDDPITALRRDFDNLLSRFWNEDPLSRSFAHFDENENEYVMSAEMPGFEPDEIDIKVSGNVLTVKAEHKQESKSKNGSSYHYGSYQQSFALPAGVKDDQIDANYHSGVLQIRLPKDESRPSKRIEVKAA; this is encoded by the coding sequence ATGTTTGACAAATTGATTCCTTGGAAACGAAGAAACGACGACCGTGGACATTCACTGACGGTCGGACACGACGACGATCCCATCACCGCTCTGCGGCGAGATTTCGACAATCTGCTCTCGCGATTCTGGAACGAAGACCCTCTTTCTCGTTCATTCGCCCATTTCGACGAAAACGAGAACGAGTATGTGATGTCGGCTGAAATGCCAGGTTTTGAACCGGACGAAATCGACATCAAAGTCAGCGGCAATGTGTTGACCGTGAAGGCGGAACACAAGCAAGAGTCGAAGAGCAAGAACGGAAGCTCCTATCACTACGGCAGTTACCAGCAATCGTTCGCCTTGCCCGCAGGGGTGAAGGACGACCAGATTGACGCCAACTACCACAGCGGCGTTTTACAAATCCGACTGCCCAAGGATGAATCAAGACCGTCGAAACGGATCGAGGTGAAAGCGGCTTGA
- a CDS encoding alginate export family protein: MHVFLVLKTCSGPIFGDMNANRYPQLRVLFFAITIPMLVISSTRADDAEVARAAYKQSFIDNDFSYLDDPSYQGQFLGERLKRLRPISDVTIDLGGRFRSRYHNENNLRSGRRLTGASDEFTLSQTLLFADVHIGDNWRVFGQAIDATSDGEDLPPRGSEVNRFDMQMLAVDARLLSTGDDQEWWLRFGRQEMHYGSQRLVASRPWRNTPLTHDGVRSWWKSDSARVDAFWVRPIDLAQHRPDDTNFDSPDQSRQFYGVFGTTKTDTARYDLYYFGMTEEDELVQTFAGVPGGFDVHTIGGRVLRSEGEVQFELEGGYQFGSFSSSRQSAGFATVGLGRTFERLPLKPTTWLFYDWASGDDDLNDGVHGTFYQLEPRGHYYLGLADLTGRQNIQDLNVQTSLAIRDDLECRIHFHNFWLANRRDALYTNGTAASFQDPTGSAGNEIGHELDLQLRWSISPRAHFLVGYSYLWAGDYFDSPVIQGGPAGIAPNGASGNDGEFTYIQSTLRF; the protein is encoded by the coding sequence ATGCATGTTTTCCTTGTGCTAAAGACATGTAGTGGGCCGATCTTTGGCGATATGAACGCCAATCGATATCCCCAGCTCCGTGTATTGTTCTTCGCGATCACCATCCCGATGTTGGTGATTTCATCAACGCGTGCCGATGATGCCGAGGTCGCCAGAGCCGCCTACAAGCAGAGCTTCATCGACAACGATTTCAGCTACCTTGACGATCCGTCGTACCAAGGACAGTTCCTGGGCGAGCGGCTGAAGCGACTGCGTCCCATCAGCGATGTTACAATCGATTTGGGCGGTCGATTCCGTTCTCGGTATCACAACGAAAACAATCTTCGCAGCGGTCGCCGATTGACCGGTGCCAGTGACGAATTCACTCTGTCGCAAACATTGTTGTTCGCGGACGTTCACATCGGAGACAACTGGCGCGTCTTTGGGCAAGCGATCGATGCAACCAGCGATGGCGAAGATTTACCGCCGCGGGGCAGCGAAGTCAACCGTTTCGATATGCAAATGCTTGCCGTGGATGCGCGACTGTTAAGCACTGGTGACGATCAAGAATGGTGGCTGCGTTTCGGACGCCAAGAAATGCACTATGGATCGCAACGGCTTGTCGCCAGCCGTCCATGGCGGAACACACCGCTGACGCACGATGGGGTGCGGAGTTGGTGGAAGTCCGATTCCGCACGCGTCGATGCGTTCTGGGTGCGGCCAATCGATCTGGCACAGCATCGGCCCGACGATACCAATTTTGACAGCCCCGACCAAAGCCGCCAGTTCTATGGGGTCTTTGGTACAACGAAAACCGACACGGCACGATACGACCTTTATTACTTTGGAATGACCGAAGAAGATGAACTCGTGCAAACGTTTGCCGGGGTTCCTGGTGGTTTTGATGTTCACACGATCGGGGGTCGCGTTCTGCGTAGCGAAGGCGAAGTGCAGTTTGAACTCGAAGGAGGTTACCAATTCGGAAGTTTCTCAAGTTCGCGTCAATCGGCGGGCTTTGCCACCGTCGGTCTCGGACGCACCTTTGAACGATTGCCCCTGAAACCGACCACGTGGCTGTTCTACGATTGGGCATCAGGCGATGACGATTTGAACGACGGCGTTCACGGAACGTTCTACCAGCTCGAGCCTCGTGGACACTACTACTTGGGACTCGCCGATTTGACAGGGCGCCAAAACATTCAAGACTTGAATGTGCAGACGTCGCTTGCGATTCGCGACGACTTGGAATGTCGCATCCATTTCCACAACTTCTGGCTCGCCAACCGCCGAGACGCGCTGTACACCAACGGCACTGCGGCATCGTTCCAAGATCCCACCGGGTCCGCGGGCAACGAGATTGGCCACGAGTTGGATTTGCAGTTGCGTTGGAGCATTTCGCCGCGAGCTCACTTTTTGGTTGGATACAGCTACCTGTGGGCAGGCGACTATTTTGACAGCCCCGTCATCCAAGGCGGCCCCGCTGGAATTGCTCCTAACGGAGCGAGTGGCAATGACGGCGAATTTACCTACATCCAATCGACGCTGCGATTCTAG
- a CDS encoding Hsp20/alpha crystallin family protein has translation MSTTMTTTNQNETKNQNDHGRLSQYQNENNQQARSTYQPRFDIWEGDDELILYGDLPGVERDDLDIQFENRQLTIHGKVSCCHDGEGYLYSEYGVGDFQRTFMIGEAINSEAISAELHDGVLTLHLPKSDHAKPRRIEVKAN, from the coding sequence ATGAGCACCACCATGACAACAACCAATCAAAACGAAACCAAAAATCAGAACGACCATGGACGACTGAGCCAATATCAGAACGAAAACAATCAACAAGCTCGATCGACCTACCAACCTCGGTTTGACATTTGGGAAGGCGACGACGAGTTGATCCTGTACGGCGATCTTCCGGGCGTCGAACGTGACGACTTGGATATCCAATTCGAGAACCGTCAACTGACGATCCACGGCAAGGTGAGCTGCTGCCATGATGGCGAAGGATACCTGTACAGCGAATACGGTGTCGGCGACTTCCAGCGGACGTTCATGATCGGTGAAGCGATCAACAGCGAAGCCATCTCGGCGGAATTGCACGATGGCGTGTTGACGCTGCACCTGCCGAAGTCCGATCACGCCAAACCGCGACGGATTGAAGTGAAAGCCAACTGA
- a CDS encoding PDZ domain-containing protein: MKTNRQRIVPILAGLSLLFMLPAITFAAETKSKTDNATQARLGVGVTSLPEVLKSHLPAVINDGRGVLVSEVAKGSPADMAGLKPHDVLVRYDDQDLYSPEQLVKRVRNDEPGKEIEVQYVRGGELQTAKVKLGEQTLQKPIYSDWSGVTGRFNIPFSPLRPEFWTEAQDELGSGTEWTSFESLTLQKEADGTYLVRITYQDTSGNSVSKEFTGTRQQIRDAINDDNDLPQSRKDQLLRSLDDRGRQPLQRMPWERWDREIFQWPNVDF, translated from the coding sequence ATGAAAACCAATCGCCAACGCATTGTTCCGATTCTCGCTGGCTTATCTCTGCTTTTCATGCTGCCAGCGATCACATTTGCTGCCGAGACAAAATCGAAAACCGACAATGCCACCCAAGCTCGACTTGGCGTCGGGGTGACCTCGCTTCCCGAAGTGCTAAAAAGCCACCTGCCGGCCGTGATCAACGATGGCCGCGGTGTGCTCGTTTCGGAAGTCGCCAAAGGCTCGCCGGCGGACATGGCGGGACTGAAGCCGCACGACGTGCTGGTTCGCTACGATGACCAAGATCTGTATTCACCTGAGCAACTTGTCAAACGTGTCCGCAACGATGAGCCCGGCAAAGAGATCGAAGTGCAATACGTTCGCGGCGGCGAGTTGCAGACAGCGAAGGTCAAATTGGGCGAACAAACCTTACAAAAACCGATCTACTCGGACTGGTCGGGCGTGACCGGACGCTTCAACATTCCGTTTTCGCCGTTGCGGCCCGAGTTCTGGACCGAAGCACAAGACGAATTGGGATCGGGAACCGAATGGACTTCGTTTGAGTCGTTGACGCTGCAAAAGGAAGCCGACGGAACTTACTTGGTACGTATCACCTACCAAGACACCAGCGGCAATTCGGTCAGCAAGGAGTTCACAGGGACACGACAACAAATTCGTGACGCCATCAATGACGACAACGACTTGCCACAAAGCCGCAAGGACCAGTTGCTGCGATCGCTCGATGACCGCGGACGTCAACCGCTGCAGCGGATGCCATGGGAACGTTGGGATCGAGAAATTTTTCAATGGCCCAACGTTGACTTTTAA